In Dermatophilus congolensis, a genomic segment contains:
- a CDS encoding phage holin family protein, with amino-acid sequence MPNNIPPTEKPEASRPADPSLGRLINSALEDVSSLVRSEIELAKLEITKDLKKAVVGAAMFIVAAVFAVFGLVFLLHTLALALVALGLAPWLGYLIVTLLLFGAAAGVAFIGKSKVSEVNPTPKRAVATTKDTLDSLKRSKSGEATAAVRRQDAFASGATSSFTARLENASSSPEIRH; translated from the coding sequence ATGCCCAATAATATTCCCCCCACTGAGAAGCCTGAGGCGTCGCGTCCGGCGGACCCGTCGCTGGGGCGTCTCATTAATTCCGCGCTGGAGGATGTATCCAGCCTGGTGCGTAGTGAGATCGAGTTGGCCAAGCTCGAGATCACGAAAGATTTGAAGAAGGCTGTTGTCGGGGCGGCGATGTTCATCGTCGCGGCCGTGTTTGCTGTGTTCGGGTTGGTGTTTTTGCTGCACACTCTTGCGCTGGCTTTGGTTGCGTTGGGGCTGGCTCCGTGGCTGGGCTACCTGATCGTCACGTTGTTGCTGTTTGGCGCGGCCGCTGGAGTGGCATTCATCGGTAAGTCGAAGGTTTCTGAGGTGAACCCGACGCCTAAGCGTGCGGTGGCGACAACGAAGGACACGCTGGACTCGTTGAAGCGTTCGAAGTCTGGTGAGGCCACTGCTGCGGTGCGTCGTCAGGATGCGTTTGCTTCGGGTGCGACTTCTTCTTTCACTGCGCGATTGGAGAACGCTTCTTCCTCGCCTGAGATCCGCCACTGA
- a CDS encoding AMP-binding enzyme, with protein sequence MAREIWGDTQRCIDTYRSRLEGMYFAADGAKKNTNANIWILGRVDDVMNISGHRLSTSEIESALVSHDAVGPKTAVFGATNKMTGKAVATFVILRARVDGPDEKSLVEELRDVAEKPRSQ encoded by the coding sequence ATGGCCCGTGAAATCTGGGGAGATACACAACGCTGTATCGATACCTACCGGTCACGTCTTGAAGGCATGTACTTCGCCGCAGATGGAGCTAAGAAAAACACCAACGCAAACATCTGGATTCTTGGCCGCGTCGACGACGTCATGAACATCTCCGGACACCGACTCTCCACTTCTGAGATTGAGTCAGCTTTAGTCAGCCATGACGCAGTGGGACCAAAAACTGCCGTATTCGGAGCCACAAACAAGATGACTGGTAAGGCTGTCGCCACATTCGTGATCTTGCGCGCAAGGGTGGATGGACCAGACGAAAAGAGTCTCGTTGAAGAGCTACGCGATGTGGCAGAAAAACCGCGAAGTCAGTGA
- a CDS encoding 6-phosphofructokinase: MNIDQHDPHTDAPCRIAILTSGGDAQGMNAAVRAVVRTAIHAGAEVYAIWEGYQGAVEGTITPIQWDDVGGILAKGGTIIGTARSADFRTREGMRRAAKNLLQLGIDRIVAIGGDGSLAGTHAFRHHWPELLEELVAAGEIDQTTADAHPALMVAGLVGSIDNDLIGSDMTIGADSAMHRILEAIDAIASTAASHQRTFVIEVMGRHCGYLPLFAAIAGGCDYVFVPEAPPEPGWENDLATKIRDGRAAGRRDSLILVAEGAQERDGTPITCERVQAAIHDTTGEDAKITILGHVQRGGTPSAYDRWMSTLLGYAAAQEVLEATPDQPAHIIGVRSGRIARIDLVEAVTATGNIAATVAAGNYSDAVRARGTEFLEGVELFRRLSRPEDGPREDRPGYGKRLAIMHIGGLAPGMNAAARAAVRLGMQRGLTVLGITGGVSGLLDDDIHEISWADVDSWVGLGGAELGVRRMVPDLEHLYAISRTLEKNDVDALMLIGGYNAYLTAHRMLTESERYPALAIPIVCVPASIDNNLPFSELSIGSDSALNRAIWALDAIKESGTASQRCFVTETMGRKCGYLALMAGIATGAERVYLHEEGVTLDDLTRDVKHMIAAFKDGRRLFLAIRNERANERYTADFMARLFEQEAHGLYDVRTAVLGHIQQGGSPSSNDRILATRLVEGAIRDIVEQLSAGCHEGRCVGLLEGEVRLNRLDRIMEHLDVVNRRPKEQWWMGLRPVITALSDPDAVWSGEHIPVLRERPINS, from the coding sequence GTGAACATAGACCAACACGACCCCCACACCGACGCTCCTTGCCGCATCGCCATCCTCACCAGCGGGGGAGACGCCCAAGGCATGAACGCTGCCGTCCGAGCTGTAGTCCGCACCGCCATCCACGCCGGCGCTGAGGTCTACGCCATTTGGGAGGGATACCAAGGCGCAGTCGAAGGTACCATCACCCCCATCCAATGGGATGACGTCGGCGGTATCCTCGCCAAAGGCGGCACTATCATCGGCACTGCGCGCTCAGCCGACTTCCGCACTCGAGAAGGCATGCGCCGCGCTGCCAAGAACCTCCTACAACTTGGCATCGACCGCATCGTCGCCATCGGAGGCGACGGATCACTGGCCGGAACACACGCCTTCCGCCACCACTGGCCCGAACTACTCGAAGAACTCGTCGCTGCCGGAGAAATCGACCAAACCACCGCAGATGCACACCCTGCACTCATGGTCGCTGGCCTAGTCGGCTCTATCGACAATGACCTCATCGGCAGCGATATGACCATCGGTGCCGACTCCGCCATGCACCGCATCCTCGAAGCCATCGATGCGATAGCGTCCACCGCCGCCAGCCACCAACGCACTTTCGTCATCGAAGTCATGGGACGCCACTGCGGCTACCTTCCCCTTTTCGCTGCCATCGCTGGTGGCTGCGACTACGTTTTCGTCCCTGAAGCACCACCTGAACCCGGATGGGAAAACGACCTCGCCACAAAAATTCGTGACGGCCGCGCCGCAGGACGACGCGACAGTCTTATCCTTGTCGCAGAAGGAGCCCAAGAACGCGACGGCACCCCCATCACCTGCGAGCGCGTCCAAGCCGCAATCCACGACACAACAGGTGAAGACGCAAAAATCACCATCCTTGGACACGTTCAACGAGGCGGAACTCCCAGCGCCTACGACCGATGGATGTCCACCCTGCTTGGTTACGCCGCTGCGCAAGAAGTCCTCGAAGCAACCCCTGACCAACCTGCCCACATCATCGGAGTCCGATCAGGGCGCATTGCCCGCATCGACCTTGTCGAAGCCGTCACCGCTACCGGCAACATCGCAGCCACCGTTGCCGCAGGCAACTACAGCGACGCCGTTCGTGCCCGCGGAACCGAATTTCTCGAAGGTGTCGAACTGTTCCGTCGTCTCTCACGCCCTGAAGACGGCCCTCGTGAAGACCGGCCCGGGTACGGAAAACGCCTAGCCATCATGCACATTGGTGGCCTCGCCCCAGGCATGAACGCTGCCGCCCGAGCCGCTGTCCGGTTAGGTATGCAGCGCGGGCTGACCGTTCTAGGAATTACCGGCGGGGTGTCTGGTCTGCTCGACGATGACATCCACGAAATTTCCTGGGCTGACGTCGATTCATGGGTTGGCCTTGGAGGGGCTGAACTTGGCGTCCGACGCATGGTGCCTGACCTTGAACACCTCTACGCCATCTCCCGCACCCTGGAAAAGAATGACGTCGATGCCCTCATGCTTATCGGTGGATACAACGCCTATCTCACCGCTCACCGCATGCTCACCGAATCCGAACGCTACCCAGCACTTGCCATCCCAATCGTGTGCGTGCCAGCCAGCATCGATAACAATCTGCCTTTCTCTGAACTCTCAATTGGTTCAGACTCTGCCCTAAACCGCGCTATTTGGGCACTCGATGCCATCAAAGAATCCGGCACTGCCTCGCAGCGTTGTTTCGTCACCGAAACCATGGGGCGTAAATGCGGCTATCTGGCTCTCATGGCAGGCATTGCTACGGGTGCTGAGCGTGTCTATCTTCACGAAGAAGGAGTCACTCTCGATGACCTCACCCGCGACGTCAAACACATGATTGCCGCTTTCAAAGACGGACGACGTCTCTTCCTAGCAATCCGCAACGAACGTGCTAACGAACGCTACACGGCTGACTTCATGGCTCGTTTGTTCGAGCAAGAAGCACACGGTCTCTATGACGTTCGCACTGCGGTCCTTGGTCACATTCAGCAAGGCGGCAGTCCCTCTAGCAATGACCGTATTCTTGCTACCCGGCTCGTTGAAGGAGCAATCCGCGACATTGTTGAGCAGCTTTCAGCAGGTTGTCACGAAGGCCGTTGCGTCGGGTTGCTTGAAGGTGAAGTTCGTCTTAACCGTCTCGACCGCATCATGGAACATCTCGACGTCGTCAATCGCAGGCCCAAAGAACAATGGTGGATGGGGCTGCGTCCAGTCATCACTGCACTCTCTGATCCTGATGCGGTGTGGAGCGGAGAACACATCCCGGTGCTGCGTGAACGGCCAATCAATTCGTGA
- the nrdF gene encoding class 1b ribonucleoside-diphosphate reductase subunit beta yields MTRKLTLDRGIHAINWNRIEDQLDQEVWDRVTGNFWLPEKVPLSNDIPSWRTLTPQEQVMTTRVFTGLTLLDTIQGTVGAVAMIPDSRTPHEEAVFTNFAFMESVHAKSYSSIFSTLISTEEIDQAFRWSEENEHLQRKAQIILDYYYGDDAEKRKVCSVMLESFLFYSGFYTPMYWSSRAKLTNTADLIRLIIRDEAVHGFYIGYKCQQALKEADQARRDDIKEYTFDLLNELYDNEESYAESMYDEIGFTEDVKMFMRYNANKALMNLGYEALFPPSATAVSPSILAALSPNADENHDFFSGSGSSYVMGKAVDTTDDDWDF; encoded by the coding sequence ATGACACGCAAACTCACCCTCGACCGCGGCATCCATGCCATCAACTGGAACCGCATCGAAGACCAACTCGACCAAGAAGTCTGGGACCGCGTCACCGGTAACTTCTGGCTCCCAGAGAAGGTGCCGCTCAGCAACGACATCCCCTCCTGGCGCACCCTTACCCCCCAAGAACAGGTCATGACCACCCGCGTCTTTACCGGGCTCACCCTGCTCGACACCATTCAGGGCACCGTTGGCGCCGTAGCCATGATCCCCGACTCCCGCACCCCCCATGAAGAAGCAGTTTTCACCAACTTCGCCTTCATGGAATCCGTGCATGCCAAGAGCTACAGCTCTATCTTCTCCACCTTGATCTCCACCGAAGAGATTGACCAGGCCTTCCGCTGGAGCGAAGAGAACGAACACCTCCAACGCAAAGCCCAGATCATCCTCGACTACTACTACGGAGACGACGCCGAAAAACGCAAAGTCTGCTCCGTCATGCTGGAATCGTTCCTTTTCTACTCCGGGTTCTACACCCCCATGTACTGGAGCAGCCGCGCCAAGCTGACAAACACCGCAGACCTCATCCGCCTCATCATCCGTGATGAAGCCGTCCACGGTTTCTACATCGGGTACAAGTGCCAGCAGGCACTAAAAGAGGCCGACCAGGCACGACGTGATGATATCAAGGAATACACGTTCGACCTGCTCAACGAGCTCTACGACAACGAAGAGTCCTACGCTGAATCCATGTACGACGAAATCGGATTCACCGAAGACGTCAAAATGTTCATGCGCTACAACGCCAACAAAGCACTCATGAACCTTGGCTATGAGGCACTGTTCCCGCCGAGCGCGACCGCTGTCTCACCGTCAATCCTGGCCGCGCTTTCCCCCAACGCTGACGAAAACCACGACTTCTTCTCTGGATCGGGATCGTCCTACGTCATGGGTAAAGCTGTCGACACCACCGACGACGACTGGGACTTCTGA
- the nrdE gene encoding class 1b ribonucleoside-diphosphate reductase subunit alpha: MTSTLLTDTGSESVSSTAADYHALNAMLNLYDEHGNIQFDADKQAARQYFLQHVNQNTVFFHSLQEKLDYLVENGYYEAGVLEQYDFEFIKSLFKRAYDAKFRFPTFMGAFKYYTSYTLKTFDGTRYLERYEDRVCMVALTLADGNRELAPRIVDEILTGRFQPATPTFLNAGKAQRGELVSCFLLRVEDNMESIARAINSSLQLSKRGGGVALSLTNLRESGAPIKRVENQSSGVVPVMKLLEDSFSYANQLGARQGAGAVYLNAHHPDILTFLDTKRENADEKIRIKTLSLGVVIPDITFELARNNEDMYLFSPYDVERVYGKAFSEISVTEKYREMVNDSRISKRKISARRFFQVLAEIQFESGYPYILFEDTVNAANPIDGRVTMSNLCSEILQVSTPSTYNEDLSYQEIGKDISCNLGSLNIAKTMDSPDFAGTIDTAVRALTAVSDHSNIACAPSIEKGNAQSHAIGLGQMNLHGYLARERIHYGSEEGLDFTNMYFYTVTFHAIAASCRIAQERNITFEGFERSAYASGEYFRKYIDKEWTPRTPRVAQLFADSGIHIPTPQDWKELAELVAKHGLYNQNLQAVPPTGSISYINHSTSSIHPIVAKVEIRKEGKIGRVYYPAPYMTNDNLEFYADAYEIGPEKIIDTYAEATQHVDQGLSLTLFFPDTVTTRDINKAQIYAWRKGIKTLYYIRLRQLALQGTEVDGCVSCML; encoded by the coding sequence GACACCGGCTCCGAGTCCGTCTCATCTACCGCCGCCGACTACCATGCCCTCAACGCCATGCTCAACCTCTACGACGAGCACGGCAACATCCAGTTCGACGCTGACAAACAAGCAGCCCGCCAGTACTTCCTCCAGCACGTCAACCAAAACACCGTTTTCTTCCACTCACTCCAGGAAAAACTCGACTACCTCGTCGAAAACGGCTACTACGAAGCCGGCGTCCTCGAGCAATACGACTTCGAGTTCATCAAATCCCTCTTCAAACGCGCCTACGACGCCAAATTCCGGTTCCCCACCTTCATGGGCGCATTCAAGTACTACACGTCCTACACACTCAAAACCTTCGACGGCACCCGCTACCTCGAACGCTACGAAGACCGCGTCTGCATGGTCGCCCTCACCCTCGCCGACGGAAACCGTGAGCTCGCACCCCGCATCGTCGATGAAATCCTCACCGGCCGTTTCCAACCCGCAACCCCAACCTTCCTCAACGCTGGAAAAGCCCAGCGAGGAGAGCTTGTCTCCTGCTTCCTCCTGCGCGTCGAAGACAACATGGAGTCAATCGCCCGCGCCATCAACTCCTCACTGCAGCTATCCAAACGCGGTGGAGGTGTTGCCCTAAGCCTGACCAACCTCCGCGAATCCGGCGCACCGATCAAACGCGTCGAAAACCAGTCCTCCGGTGTCGTTCCCGTCATGAAACTCCTCGAGGACTCCTTCTCCTACGCCAACCAACTCGGCGCACGCCAAGGTGCCGGCGCCGTATACCTCAACGCCCACCACCCCGACATCCTCACCTTCCTAGACACCAAGCGCGAGAACGCTGACGAGAAAATCCGCATCAAAACCCTCTCCCTGGGTGTCGTCATCCCCGACATCACCTTCGAACTGGCCCGCAATAACGAAGACATGTACCTCTTCAGCCCCTACGACGTAGAACGCGTCTACGGGAAAGCCTTCAGCGAGATCAGCGTCACCGAGAAATACCGCGAAATGGTGAACGACTCCCGCATCAGCAAACGCAAAATCAGCGCCCGCCGCTTCTTCCAGGTACTCGCAGAAATCCAGTTCGAATCCGGATACCCCTACATCCTCTTCGAAGACACCGTCAACGCAGCCAACCCCATCGACGGCCGCGTCACCATGTCCAACCTCTGCTCCGAAATCCTCCAGGTCTCCACACCCTCCACCTACAACGAAGACCTCAGCTACCAGGAAATCGGCAAAGACATCTCCTGCAACCTCGGGTCCCTAAACATCGCAAAAACCATGGACTCCCCTGACTTCGCAGGCACCATCGACACCGCCGTCCGTGCCCTCACCGCAGTCAGCGACCACTCCAACATCGCCTGCGCACCCAGCATCGAAAAAGGCAACGCCCAAAGCCACGCCATCGGCCTAGGCCAAATGAACCTGCACGGATACCTGGCCCGCGAGCGAATCCACTACGGCTCAGAAGAAGGCCTGGACTTCACCAACATGTACTTCTACACGGTGACTTTCCACGCCATCGCCGCCTCCTGCCGCATCGCCCAAGAACGCAACATCACATTCGAAGGATTCGAACGCTCCGCCTACGCCAGCGGCGAATACTTCCGCAAATACATCGACAAAGAATGGACGCCCCGCACCCCACGCGTCGCCCAGCTCTTCGCCGACTCCGGAATCCACATCCCCACACCCCAAGACTGGAAAGAACTCGCCGAACTGGTCGCCAAACACGGCCTCTACAACCAAAACCTCCAAGCCGTTCCACCCACCGGGTCGATCAGCTACATCAACCACTCCACCAGCTCGATTCACCCCATCGTCGCCAAAGTGGAAATCCGCAAAGAAGGCAAAATCGGTCGCGTCTATTACCCCGCGCCCTACATGACCAACGACAACCTCGAGTTCTACGCCGACGCCTACGAAATCGGCCCCGAAAAAATCATCGACACTTACGCTGAAGCCACCCAGCACGTTGACCAGGGCCTATCCCTCACCCTGTTCTTCCCCGACACCGTCACCACCCGTGACATCAACAAAGCGCAGATCTACGCCTGGCGTAAAGGCATCAAAACCCTCTACTACATCCGTCTGCGTCAGCTCGCCCTCCAAGGAACCGAAGTTGACGGCTGCGTCAGCTGCATGCTCTGA